The Stenotrophomonas sp. NA06056 genome segment TCGTCCCGATGCTGCTCCCACCTGTGGCGACTGCCCTGTGCCTGTTGCCGGCTGTCACGTCCCGGCTGTTCGTGCCGCTGCTGGTGGTACTGATGGTCGTGTTGGCAGGCATGTTTCTGCATCGACGGGCGGGGCGTTCGCGCTAGCGCCACGCGCGGCCCGTCATCGGCAATCCATAAAAAAAGCCACCCTCGCGGGTGGCTTTCTGATCAGGCCGGTACGTCGACTCAGTTCGTCGTCGTGGACGGATTGCCCGCGTCCAGGGTCAGCAGGCGATTGATGTCCTGCAGCTCGGCGACATCCAGGCCACCCACGGCCTGGCTCAGCAGCAGGCGGTTCTGCAGGAAGTTGTAGCGGGCCTGTGCGTAGTCCAACTGCGCGGAGAACAGGATGCGCTGGTTCTGGATCACGTCCAGTACCGTGCGTGTACCCACTTCCAGGCCGACCTGGGAGGCATCGTAGGCGCTCTGCGCGGACACCACCGCCAGGCGGCGGGCTTCCACTTCGCTGATGCCCTGCACCAGGGTCTGGTAGGCATTGCGGGTATTGCGGTCCAGCGCGCGCTTCTGCTGCTCGAAACCATCCTGGGCGATATCACGCTGGGCCAGGGCCTGGCGCACGCCGGACTGGGTGGCGCCGCCTGAGAAGATCGGCACGCTCAGGGTCAGGCCGATGCTGTTGGTGCGTGCATCGGGTGAGAGCGAACCCGCGCCGGTGCTGTCACCCCAGGTTGCGCTCTTGCCCCAGCTGCCGCCCAGCGACAGGGTCGGGTAGTGGCCGCCACGGGCTGCCTGCACGCCGGCTTCGGCGGCACCGACCTTCAGTTCCTGCGCCTTCAGCGCCGGATTCTGCGTGGTCGCCTGCTGCACCAGCTCGTCCAGGTTGCCGCGGTTGGCCGGCACTTCCGGACGGAAATCGGCTGGCAGGCCCTTCAGGTTCATCACCGGCTGGCCAGTCAGTTCGGTCAGGGCCTGGTAGTTGTCGGCCAGGGTGTTCTGCGCAACGATCGCGTTGGCGCGCGCCTGGTCGTACTGGGCGCGTGCTTCATGCACGTCGGTGATCGGCGCCAGGCCCACTTCCAGGCGCTTGTCGGCGAAGTCGAACTGCTTCTTCGCGGCCGCTTCGTTGGTCTTTGCGGCGTTCAGCGATTCGATCGCCACCAGCACGTTGAAGTAGGCCGCCGAGGTGCGCACGATCAGGTTGTCGTTGGCCGAGTCGAGGGTGAAATCCGCCGCCTTGCTCAGCTCGCGCTGCGAACGCAGGTTGTTGATCTGCGTCCAGTTGAACAGCGTCTGGCTGCCATTGATCGTGTAGTTGCGGCGCTTGCTGGTGACCGAGCCGGAGTTGGCATCGGCATTGGCTTCGCTGCGCGAGCGGTTCAGCGTGGCCGTGCCGTCGATCTGCGGCAGCAGGGCAGCACGCGCCTGCACGGCGCCTTCCTTGTCGTACAGCCGGGTGGATTCGGCGGCGGACAGCTGCGGGTCGCCATTGCGCGCCATTTCATAGACCTGCAGCAGGTCGGCGGCATGGGCGGACAACGGCAGCAGGGCAGTGGCCAGCGCAACAGCGAGGGATCGGCGGATCATTGCGGCTTCCTTGGACTCAGAGGTGGAACTGGGGGGCCGGGGCGGCACCACGCAGGTAATCGATATCGGTCTCGAACAGCGATTCGGTGCTGCCATCGGCCTTCACCAGCAGCGCTTCCATGGCCGGCGAACGACCGTGGATGACATACAGACGACCACCCGGACGCAACCACGAAGCGAACTGTGACGGCACCACGTCAACGGCGCCAGTGACACAGATCACGTCGAAGCGGCGTTCGGTCTGCCAGGCCAGGCCATCGGCCACTTCCACGCGCACGTTGGTGCCCAGGCCAGTGGCATCCAGACGGGCGCGCGCGGCGGCGGCCAGTTCCGGATCGATTTCCAGGCTCAGCACGTCGCGCGCCAGCGCGCCGATGCAGGCCGAGAGGAAGCCGCTGCCGGTGCCGATTTCCAGCACTTCGTCACCCGGCTGCAGATCCAGTGCCTGCAGGGTACGGCCCTCG includes the following:
- a CDS encoding TolC family outer membrane protein; translation: MIRRSLAVALATALLPLSAHAADLLQVYEMARNGDPQLSAAESTRLYDKEGAVQARAALLPQIDGTATLNRSRSEANADANSGSVTSKRRNYTINGSQTLFNWTQINNLRSQRELSKAADFTLDSANDNLIVRTSAAYFNVLVAIESLNAAKTNEAAAKKQFDFADKRLEVGLAPITDVHEARAQYDQARANAIVAQNTLADNYQALTELTGQPVMNLKGLPADFRPEVPANRGNLDELVQQATTQNPALKAQELKVGAAEAGVQAARGGHYPTLSLGGSWGKSATWGDSTGAGSLSPDARTNSIGLTLSVPIFSGGATQSGVRQALAQRDIAQDGFEQQKRALDRNTRNAYQTLVQGISEVEARRLAVVSAQSAYDASQVGLEVGTRTVLDVIQNQRILFSAQLDYAQARYNFLQNRLLLSQAVGGLDVAELQDINRLLTLDAGNPSTTTN
- a CDS encoding protein-L-isoaspartate O-methyltransferase; the encoded protein is MTIDYAHARELMVEQQIRPWDVLDIKVLDVLARLPREAFVADAHRALAYADVELPIGNGQKMMKPVIEGRTLQALDLQPGDEVLEIGTGSGFLSACIGALARDVLSLEIDPELAAAARARLDATGLGTNVRVEVADGLAWQTERRFDVICVTGAVDVVPSQFASWLRPGGRLYVIHGRSPAMEALLVKADGSTESLFETDIDYLRGAAPAPQFHL